A portion of the Macaca mulatta isolate MMU2019108-1 chromosome 2, T2T-MMU8v2.0, whole genome shotgun sequence genome contains these proteins:
- the LOC100423098 gene encoding uncharacterized protein LOC100423098, which yields MNRITASGSRCQKTDDQIEHAQISGWSAVCLRKGRARPITEREGTLRVMPGIKMAPSVRSQPLWSLPEEPRPVCYTQPVGSSITERKGNRRKTSGANMAFRTCSAVCLASTQGAPDVQSPRNADGIARRYSEHYINGEVLDLSQSRSKLPCCELSGGEPHMARK from the exons ATGAACAGGATAACCGCTAGTGGCTCCAGATGTCAGAAAACAGATGACCAGATCGAGCACGCGCAGATCTCTGGTTGGTCGGCTGTGTGCCTCCGGAAGGGCCGTGCTCGTCCAATCACCGAGAGGGAGGGCACGTTGAGGGTGATGCCAGGAATCAAGATGGCGCCCTCGGTCCGCTCTCAGCCACTTTGGTCTCTACCTGAAGAGCCACGCCCCGTCTGCTACACCCAACCGGTTGGTTCTTCAATCACAGAGAGGAAAGGCAACAGGAGGAAGACGTCAGGCGCAAATATGGCGTTCCGGACGTGCTCTGCGGTTTGCTTGGCCTCTACTCAAGGTGCACCGGATGTCCAATCACCAAG GAATGCTGATGGTATAGCAAGAAGGTATTCTGAGCATTATATCAATGGGGAGGTTCTAGATCTTTCGCAAAGCAGGAG CAAGCTGCCCTGTTGTGAGCTCTCTGGTGGAGAGCCCCACatggcaagaaaatga
- the RPL14 gene encoding large ribosomal subunit protein eL14 isoform X1: MVFRRFVEVGRVAYVSFGPHAGKLVAIVDVIDQNRALVDGPCTQVRRQAMPFKCMQLTDFILKFPHSARQKYVRQAWQKADINTKWAATRWAKKIEARERKAKMTDFDRFKVMKAKKMRNRIIKNEVKKLQKAALLKASPKKAPGTKGTAAAAAAAAAAKVPAKKMTTASKKAPAQKVPAQKATGQKAAPAPKAQKGQKAPAQKAPAPKASGKKA, from the exons ATG GTGTTCAGGCGCTTCGTGGAGGTTGGCCGGGTGGCCTACGTCTCCTTTGGACCTCATGCCGGAAAATTGGTCGCGATTGTAGATGTTATTGATCAGAACAGG GCTTTGGTCGATGGACCTTGCACTCAAGTGAGGAGACAGGCCATGCCTTTCAAGTGCATGCAGCTCACTGATTTCATCCTCAAGTTTCCACACAG TGCCCGCCAGAAGTATGTCCGACAAGCGTGGCAGAAGGCAGACATCAATACAAAATGGGCAGCCACACGATGGGCCAAGAAGATTGAAGCCAGAGAAAGG aaagcCAAGATGACAGATTTTGATCGTTTTAAAGTTATGAAGGCAAAGAAAATG AGGAACAGAATAATCAAGAATGAAGTTAAGAAGCTTCAAAAGGCAGCTCTCCTGAAAGCTTCTCCCAAAAAAGCACCTGGTACTAAGggtactgctgctgctgctgctgctgctgctgctgctaaagTTCCAGCAAAAAAGATGACCACCGCGAGTAAAAAGGCTCCAGCCCAGAAGGTTCCTGCCCAGAAAGCCACAGGCCAGAAGGCTGCGCCTGCTCCAAAAGCTCAGAAGGGTCAAAAAGCTCCAGCCCAGAAAGCACCTGCTCCAAAGGCATCTGGCAAGAAAGCATAA